One region of Qipengyuania gaetbuli genomic DNA includes:
- the lptC gene encoding LPS export ABC transporter periplasmic protein LptC, producing MVFRKRRIETQEAQQLRSRRQHFAAPGGSHDKLVHFLARALPMGVGVIAALMLITPLSPRGEISFLLDRNDVAVIQERLRVDNALYRGQDAQGRPFSLTADEAVQRSSAEGIVRMSDIVARLLMADGPARISAEGGQYDIDEQRIDVAGTMRMEAADGYRMRATGVSVDLATKQVTGAGGVEGAVPAGTFRADRLEADLAERTVTLVGNARLRMEPGKLRMP from the coding sequence ATGGTGTTCCGCAAGCGCAGGATCGAAACGCAGGAGGCGCAGCAGCTCCGCTCGCGCCGCCAGCACTTCGCCGCGCCCGGCGGGAGCCATGACAAGCTGGTCCACTTCCTTGCCCGTGCCCTGCCTATGGGCGTGGGCGTAATTGCCGCGCTCATGCTGATCACCCCGCTCAGCCCGCGCGGCGAGATCAGCTTCCTGCTCGACCGCAACGACGTGGCCGTGATCCAGGAACGCCTGCGCGTCGACAATGCGCTTTACCGCGGACAGGACGCGCAGGGCCGCCCGTTCTCGCTCACCGCCGACGAGGCCGTCCAGCGGTCGAGCGCGGAAGGGATCGTGCGCATGAGCGATATCGTCGCCCGCCTGCTGATGGCCGATGGTCCGGCGCGGATCAGCGCCGAGGGCGGGCAGTACGATATCGACGAGCAGCGCATCGACGTGGCCGGCACCATGCGCATGGAGGCCGCCGACGGCTATCGCATGCGCGCCACCGGCGTGTCGGTCGACCTTGCTACCAAGCAGGTCACCGGCGCGGGCGGCGTCGAAGGGGCGGTGCCTGCAGGCACGTTCCGCGCCGACCGGCTCGAAGCCGACCTTGCCGAGCGAACAGTAACCCTCGTGGGCAATGCGCGCCTGCGCATGGAACCCGGAAAGCTGAGAATGCCATGA
- a CDS encoding LptA/OstA family protein, whose amino-acid sequence MIKHHLPAMTKSLVAGFALTCAALGGIQLNAQAIASHNSNAPVSFDAGRIELQDRQDRVVLSGNVRITQAGLTLNAARTVIDYSDQGTLEIQRILATGGVTVARGNERASGDTAVYDFNRRIITMAGNVRLNRGSDTLNGGRLVIDLASGVSSVDGRASGSSSVTGQTGESGGRVTGTFSVPQD is encoded by the coding sequence ATGATCAAGCACCACCTGCCCGCCATGACCAAGTCGCTGGTCGCCGGTTTCGCGCTGACCTGCGCGGCGCTCGGCGGCATCCAGCTGAACGCCCAGGCGATCGCCAGCCACAATTCGAACGCGCCCGTCTCCTTCGACGCAGGCCGGATCGAGCTGCAGGACCGGCAGGACCGCGTGGTGCTGTCGGGCAATGTGCGGATCACGCAGGCCGGCCTCACGCTCAATGCGGCGCGCACGGTGATCGACTATTCGGACCAGGGCACGCTCGAAATCCAGCGCATCCTTGCGACCGGCGGCGTGACCGTGGCGCGCGGCAACGAGCGGGCGAGCGGCGACACGGCGGTCTACGACTTCAACCGCCGCATCATCACCATGGCCGGCAACGTTCGCCTCAATCGCGGCAGTGACACGCTCAATGGCGGGCGTCTCGTAATCGATCTCGCCAGCGGCGTGTCGAGCGTCGACGGGCGCGCCAGCGGCTCGTCCTCGGTCACCGGCCAGACGGGCGAGTCCGGCGGACGCGTGACCGGCACCTTCTCCGTCCCGCAGGACTGA
- a CDS encoding nucleotidyltransferase family protein, with product MQPRLLALAGCRAGELGALSPTEWRALDALAEAHRLGPHLHGRLSRGEMPVEVPQDIAEGWRTAHRANAIAVLAQRRALAQAATLLGGLGIEAVALKGSALAWSVWPSPAERVMRDIDLLVPQDRAVEAYKALRDAGWQGPAATPELLDRLACEETHLPLLVSPDGVLCELHARAWASAPLAGLDMPRCDDAGLLERSVFDEVLDMRVPAAQDMLAHLVVHCACSHLFNVGPFALADIDYLTRKRVIDWPRFWKAAQREGYERAAALVLALTDSWFRPGLVDASGCPVAVPAEEVERAEALLVQQPAARRDINAIAGLTLGGGADRMAQHPLDEAEGSAGGLARAGQLARRGLSVAGSLLDGPTRRDGLATAATARWLRGD from the coding sequence ATGCAGCCGCGCCTGCTCGCGCTGGCCGGCTGCCGCGCGGGCGAACTGGGCGCGCTTTCGCCGACCGAATGGCGGGCGCTGGATGCGCTCGCCGAAGCGCACCGGCTGGGGCCGCATCTCCACGGACGGCTGTCGCGCGGCGAGATGCCGGTCGAGGTGCCGCAGGACATCGCCGAGGGCTGGCGAACGGCGCACCGGGCGAACGCCATCGCCGTGCTCGCGCAGCGGCGGGCCCTGGCGCAGGCGGCAACGCTGCTTGGAGGTCTCGGCATCGAGGCGGTCGCGCTGAAAGGATCGGCGCTTGCGTGGAGCGTCTGGCCGTCCCCTGCAGAACGGGTCATGCGCGACATCGACCTGCTGGTTCCGCAGGACCGCGCGGTGGAAGCCTACAAAGCCCTGCGCGATGCGGGCTGGCAGGGACCGGCGGCGACGCCGGAACTGCTCGACCGGTTGGCGTGCGAGGAAACGCATCTGCCGCTCCTCGTCTCGCCCGACGGCGTGCTGTGCGAACTGCACGCCCGTGCTTGGGCGAGCGCACCGCTCGCAGGCCTCGACATGCCGCGCTGCGACGATGCGGGGCTGCTTGAGCGGTCAGTCTTCGACGAGGTGCTGGATATGCGGGTGCCCGCAGCGCAGGACATGCTGGCGCATCTCGTGGTGCATTGCGCCTGCTCGCACCTGTTCAATGTCGGCCCCTTCGCACTGGCCGACATCGACTACCTCACCCGCAAGCGCGTCATCGACTGGCCGCGGTTCTGGAAAGCGGCGCAGCGCGAAGGGTATGAGCGCGCCGCTGCGCTCGTGCTGGCGCTTACCGACAGCTGGTTCCGGCCGGGGCTCGTGGATGCGAGCGGATGCCCGGTGGCCGTCCCGGCAGAGGAGGTCGAGCGGGCCGAGGCGTTGCTGGTCCAGCAACCCGCCGCCCGCAGGGACATCAATGCCATTGCCGGGCTGACGCTGGGCGGCGGGGCGGACCGGATGGCGCAGCACCCGCTCGACGAGGCGGAAGGAAGTGCGGGCGGCCTTGCCCGTGCCGGCCAGCTGGCCCGGCGCGGCCTGTCGGTCGCAGGAAGCCTCCTTGACGGACCGACCCGGCGCGATGGCCTAGCCACCGCGGCCACGGCGCGCTGGCTGCGGGGAGACTAG
- the holA gene encoding DNA polymerase III subunit delta, with translation MKVKGNEFAAKARGMAQDCAIFFFCGQDEAGASAAASDLVTMLPEPGERVEISGADLKADPARLGDEARSTSLFGDKRHIWCRVAGDEAHDALQTLIQTGEAGAGEACPVIVVATSATDKSRTAKLLEKRKDAVVAMFYPPDLRSVTQAVRGMGDASGIRLDGAVAERIARAANLDVRLAQSEVTKLATYLDASPQSPKPATMEHLDAIGAASEEDGFASLVNAVLGGQANRVGPEIARMKQIGLNPVGTLLAFERRAAQLARISAALGNRRYQDLDKGQKARLGIFWKEERDIAEQLQRWRGPKLDRLTHGLTRLHRDLLTNSQASELLLAQGLTSIAQIATRR, from the coding sequence GTGAAGGTCAAGGGCAACGAATTCGCCGCAAAGGCACGCGGTATGGCGCAGGATTGCGCTATCTTCTTCTTCTGCGGGCAGGACGAGGCCGGGGCGAGCGCTGCAGCCAGCGATCTCGTGACCATGCTGCCCGAGCCGGGCGAACGGGTTGAAATCTCCGGCGCCGACCTCAAGGCTGATCCCGCCCGGCTGGGCGACGAGGCGCGTTCCACCTCGCTGTTCGGCGACAAGCGCCACATCTGGTGCCGCGTGGCAGGTGACGAGGCGCATGACGCGCTCCAGACGCTGATCCAGACCGGCGAAGCCGGCGCGGGCGAAGCTTGTCCCGTGATCGTCGTGGCGACCTCCGCCACCGACAAGTCGCGCACGGCCAAGCTGCTCGAAAAGCGCAAGGACGCGGTCGTCGCCATGTTCTACCCGCCGGACTTGCGTTCGGTAACCCAGGCCGTTCGCGGGATGGGCGATGCGTCCGGCATCCGGCTCGACGGTGCGGTGGCCGAGCGGATTGCCCGCGCGGCCAATCTCGACGTCCGGCTGGCGCAGAGCGAGGTGACCAAGCTCGCGACCTATCTCGATGCCTCGCCGCAGTCGCCCAAGCCGGCAACGATGGAACACCTCGACGCGATCGGCGCGGCGAGTGAGGAGGACGGCTTCGCCAGCCTCGTCAACGCGGTGCTGGGCGGTCAGGCCAACCGCGTCGGCCCCGAAATCGCGCGGATGAAGCAGATCGGCCTCAACCCGGTCGGCACCCTGCTGGCCTTCGAGCGACGCGCGGCCCAGCTGGCGCGGATTTCGGCGGCGCTGGGCAACCGGCGCTACCAAGACCTCGACAAGGGCCAGAAGGCCCGCCTCGGCATCTTCTGGAAGGAAGAGCGCGACATTGCCGAACAGCTCCAGCGCTGGCGCGGTCCGAAACTCGACCGGCTGACGCACGGCCTGACGCGCCTGCACCGCGACCTGCTGACGAACAGCCAAGCCTCGGAACTGCTGCTCGCGCAGGGCCTCACCAGCATCGCGCAGATCGCGACCCGCCGCTAG
- the lptE gene encoding LPS assembly lipoprotein LptE, producing the protein MRILAATFACLALSACGLAPMYAGGGSGEVARGLAAVDVPPIAGRAGWLVRGELNDRFGAAGDSTPRYRLDVRLDDNLEALGILADDTVSRERRTLRARYQLVDASTGEILLDATEGADAGIDVVSSEYATIAAEQTALENLAREIADRIVTRVALTLRQQ; encoded by the coding sequence ATGCGCATTCTCGCCGCCACTTTCGCCTGCCTCGCGCTGTCCGCCTGCGGCCTGGCGCCCATGTATGCGGGCGGCGGCAGCGGCGAGGTCGCGCGCGGTCTTGCCGCCGTCGACGTTCCGCCGATCGCGGGCCGGGCAGGCTGGCTGGTTCGGGGCGAACTGAACGACCGTTTCGGCGCGGCAGGAGACAGCACGCCGCGTTACCGGCTCGACGTCAGGCTCGACGACAATCTCGAAGCGCTTGGCATCCTTGCCGACGATACCGTCAGCCGCGAACGCCGCACGCTGCGCGCCCGCTACCAGCTGGTCGATGCCAGCACGGGCGAAATCCTCCTCGATGCGACCGAAGGCGCCGATGCGGGTATCGACGTGGTGTCGAGCGAATATGCGACCATTGCCGCCGAACAGACCGCGCTCGAAAACCTCGCCCGCGAAATTGCCGACAGGATCGTCACCCGCGTGGCGCTGACGCTGCGCCAGCAGTGA
- the leuS gene encoding leucine--tRNA ligase translates to MSDTRFDPTSADPRWQSAWEDAQTFRADSNSDKPKSYVLEMFPYPSGRIHIGHVRNYTMGDVLARYKKATGHEVLHPMGWDAFGMPAENAAMEKGVHPGGWTRANIEHMKAQLKRLGFALDWSRELATCEPDYYGHEQALFIDLYEAGLVYRKESEVNWDPVDMTVLANEQVIDGKGWRSGAEVEKRKLNQWFLKITDFAEELLEGLGSLENWPDKVRLMQENWIGKSKGLEFSFDLSNGEKLPVYTTRPDTIFGASFVAVAADHPVAQGIDSAEARAFIAECKKGGTTAAELETAEKLGFDTGITARHPFTGADLPVYIANFVLMDYGTGAIMAVPGHDQRDFEFATKYGLPIPRVVAASAEDAGKPFEGEAEAGEGVLVNSGFLDGMNVEDAKREIIARIEAEGRGTGKTVWRLRDWGVSRQRYWGTPIPFIHCGTCGVVPAPKDSLPITLPEDVDFQTPGNPLLRHPTWKHVDCPKCGGKAERETDTLDTFVDSSWYFLRFASQPADRPFDPEEVAKWMPVEQYIGGIEHAILHLLYARFWTRALAHMGQIEVKEPFASLFTQGMVTHETYRVFIPDDKGNTSAPRSYFVSPDEVERRDGKVFEISSGLEVDVGRVIKMSKSKKNVVDPDTIIDTYGADAVRWFMLSDSPPERDLPWSEAGIEGCSRFVHRLWRLFSAYEPQAGGEDKALDRKTHQTIAAVAQDIEALGFNKAVARIYELTGAVEKAKGSASRSQAIRTLVQLVAPMMPHLAEEAWAALGEGGMVADAAWPAVDPALLVEDEVTIAVQHMGKLRDTLTAPKGASKEDLEAMALASEKVQRSIDGAEVRKVIVVPDRLVNIVT, encoded by the coding sequence ATGAGCGATACCCGTTTCGATCCGACGTCCGCAGACCCGCGCTGGCAATCAGCGTGGGAGGACGCGCAGACCTTCCGCGCCGACAGCAACTCCGACAAGCCGAAGAGCTATGTCCTGGAGATGTTCCCCTATCCATCGGGGCGCATCCACATCGGCCACGTGCGCAACTACACCATGGGTGACGTGCTGGCGCGCTACAAGAAAGCGACCGGGCACGAGGTCCTGCACCCGATGGGGTGGGACGCCTTCGGCATGCCGGCGGAAAACGCCGCGATGGAAAAGGGCGTCCACCCGGGCGGCTGGACCCGCGCGAATATCGAACACATGAAGGCGCAGTTGAAGCGCCTCGGCTTCGCGCTCGACTGGAGCCGCGAGCTGGCGACCTGCGAGCCTGACTATTACGGCCACGAACAGGCGCTCTTCATCGACCTGTACGAAGCGGGCCTCGTCTATCGCAAGGAAAGCGAGGTCAACTGGGACCCGGTCGACATGACCGTGCTCGCCAACGAGCAGGTGATCGACGGCAAGGGCTGGCGTTCGGGCGCGGAGGTCGAGAAGCGCAAGCTGAACCAGTGGTTCCTCAAGATCACCGACTTCGCCGAGGAACTGCTCGAAGGCCTCGGCAGCCTCGAGAACTGGCCCGACAAGGTCCGGCTGATGCAGGAAAACTGGATCGGCAAGTCCAAGGGGCTGGAATTCAGCTTCGACCTGTCGAACGGCGAGAAGCTGCCGGTCTATACCACGCGCCCCGACACGATCTTCGGGGCGAGCTTCGTCGCCGTTGCGGCCGACCATCCGGTCGCGCAGGGTATCGACAGCGCCGAGGCGCGCGCCTTCATCGCGGAATGCAAGAAGGGCGGGACCACTGCCGCCGAACTCGAAACCGCCGAAAAGCTGGGCTTCGACACCGGCATTACGGCCAGGCACCCGTTCACCGGCGCGGACCTGCCGGTCTACATCGCGAACTTCGTGCTGATGGATTACGGCACCGGTGCGATCATGGCCGTGCCGGGCCATGACCAGCGCGATTTCGAATTCGCGACCAAGTACGGCCTGCCGATCCCGCGCGTCGTCGCGGCGAGCGCCGAGGATGCCGGCAAGCCCTTCGAGGGCGAGGCCGAAGCGGGCGAGGGCGTGCTGGTGAACTCCGGCTTCCTCGACGGCATGAATGTCGAGGATGCGAAGCGCGAGATCATTGCCCGCATCGAGGCCGAGGGTCGCGGCACGGGCAAGACCGTCTGGCGCCTGCGCGACTGGGGCGTCAGCCGCCAGCGTTACTGGGGGACGCCGATCCCCTTCATCCATTGCGGCACCTGCGGCGTGGTCCCCGCGCCCAAGGACAGCCTGCCGATCACCTTGCCGGAAGATGTCGATTTCCAGACGCCCGGAAACCCGCTGCTGCGCCACCCGACCTGGAAGCATGTCGATTGCCCCAAGTGCGGCGGCAAGGCTGAGCGCGAGACCGACACGCTCGACACCTTCGTCGACAGCTCGTGGTATTTCCTGCGCTTCGCCAGCCAGCCGGCTGACCGGCCCTTCGATCCCGAAGAAGTCGCCAAGTGGATGCCGGTCGAACAGTACATCGGCGGGATCGAACATGCGATCTTGCATCTGTTGTACGCCCGTTTCTGGACCCGCGCGCTCGCCCACATGGGCCAGATCGAGGTAAAGGAGCCCTTCGCCTCGCTGTTCACACAGGGCATGGTCACGCACGAGACTTATCGAGTTTTCATTCCAGACGATAAGGGCAATACCAGTGCACCGCGTAGCTACTTTGTCTCACCTGACGAGGTCGAGCGCCGCGACGGCAAGGTGTTTGAAATCTCTAGCGGCCTTGAAGTTGACGTCGGCCGCGTCATCAAGATGTCGAAGTCGAAGAAGAACGTCGTCGACCCCGACACCATCATCGACACCTACGGCGCCGATGCGGTCCGCTGGTTCATGCTGTCCGATAGCCCGCCCGAACGCGACCTGCCGTGGTCGGAAGCGGGGATCGAGGGCTGCTCGCGCTTCGTCCACCGCCTGTGGCGCCTGTTCTCGGCCTATGAGCCGCAAGCCGGGGGCGAGGACAAGGCGCTCGATCGCAAGACGCACCAGACCATCGCCGCCGTGGCGCAGGACATCGAGGCGCTTGGCTTCAACAAGGCCGTCGCGCGCATCTACGAGCTAACCGGTGCGGTCGAGAAAGCGAAAGGCTCTGCCAGCCGCAGCCAGGCGATCCGCACGCTGGTCCAGCTTGTCGCCCCGATGATGCCGCACCTCGCCGAAGAGGCCTGGGCTGCGCTGGGCGAAGGCGGAATGGTCGCAGATGCCGCATGGCCGGCCGTCGATCCCGCCCTGCTGGTGGAGGACGAAGTTACCATCGCCGTCCAGCACATGGGCAAGCTGCGCGACACGCTGACCGCTCCCAAGGGGGCGTCTAAGGAAGACCTCGAGGCCATGGCGCTGGCGTCCGAAAAGGTACAGCGTTCGATCGACGGGGCAGAAGTACGCAAGGTCATTGTCGTGCCCGACAGATTGGTGAATATCGTCACCTGA
- a CDS encoding DUF3576 domain-containing protein codes for MTITRSFRRPAAIAGLAVATLALAACGGGERPRADLAASQVSTIGVNSYLWRASLETVSFAPLLQADSAGGVIVTDWYANPSNPGERVKMTVTILDRDLRADALRVAASRQVNQAGNWVDAPVQAATVQRLEDIILTKARELRRQAIAN; via the coding sequence ATGACCATCACGCGCAGCTTCCGTCGCCCCGCCGCCATCGCCGGCCTTGCGGTCGCCACCCTGGCGCTGGCCGCTTGCGGCGGCGGTGAACGCCCGCGCGCGGACCTTGCTGCCTCGCAGGTTTCGACCATCGGCGTGAACTCTTATCTCTGGCGCGCCTCGCTCGAGACCGTCAGCTTCGCCCCGCTGCTCCAGGCCGACAGCGCCGGCGGCGTGATCGTCACCGACTGGTACGCCAACCCGAGCAATCCGGGCGAACGCGTCAAGATGACCGTCACCATCCTCGACCGCGACCTGCGCGCCGATGCCCTGCGCGTCGCTGCCAGCCGCCAGGTCAACCAGGCCGGCAACTGGGTCGATGCACCGGTGCAGGCCGCCACGGTCCAGCGCCTGGAGGACATCATCCTCACCAAGGCCCGCGAACTGCGCCGCCAGGCGATCGCCAACTGA
- the phbB gene encoding acetoacetyl-CoA reductase → MGRVAIVTGGTRGIGRAICERLRDERGCTVVANYAGNDDAARRFTEETGIPTVKFDVGDYEAVQEACKKVEEEHGPIDIVVNNAGITRDGTLLKMSYEDWDAVMRTNLGGCFNMAKATFAGMKERGWGRIINIGSINGQAGQYGQVNYAAAKSGIHGFTKALAQEGARFGITVNAIAPGYIDTDMVAAVPEPVLEKIVAKIPVGRLGKASEIARGVSFLASEHAEFVTGSTMSINGGQHMY, encoded by the coding sequence ATGGGACGAGTTGCCATCGTAACCGGGGGCACGCGCGGCATCGGGCGCGCAATCTGCGAACGCCTGCGTGACGAACGCGGCTGCACGGTCGTCGCCAACTATGCCGGCAATGATGATGCCGCACGTCGCTTCACCGAAGAAACGGGCATCCCGACCGTCAAGTTCGACGTGGGCGATTACGAAGCCGTGCAGGAAGCCTGCAAGAAGGTCGAGGAAGAACACGGCCCGATCGATATCGTGGTCAACAACGCCGGCATCACGCGCGACGGCACTCTCCTCAAGATGAGCTACGAGGACTGGGACGCGGTCATGCGCACCAACCTCGGCGGCTGCTTCAACATGGCCAAGGCGACTTTCGCCGGGATGAAAGAGCGCGGCTGGGGCCGGATCATCAACATCGGTTCGATCAACGGGCAGGCCGGCCAGTACGGTCAGGTCAACTATGCCGCCGCCAAGAGCGGCATCCACGGCTTCACCAAAGCGCTGGCGCAGGAAGGCGCGCGCTTCGGCATCACCGTGAATGCGATCGCTCCCGGCTACATCGATACCGACATGGTCGCCGCAGTGCCCGAACCGGTGCTGGAAAAGATCGTCGCCAAGATCCCGGTCGGCCGCCTCGGCAAGGCCAGCGAGATCGCCCGCGGGGTCAGCTTCCTGGCATCGGAACATGCCGAATTCGTCACCGGCTCGACCATGAGCATCAACGGCGGCCAGCACATGTACTGA
- a CDS encoding helix-turn-helix domain-containing protein codes for MTRTLDALTDKEKEALRLILRGHDAKSSARELDLSVHTINERLRGARRKLEVTSSKEAARLLLEDEGGMAEMLGHKHLGDASIEASADAGAVSGDDRPRQTRTILIGVALMSIILAAMLALQAPTPDAPPIALPAAVAEESPGKPVGPAMRERLESAERAALVMLGVADKDEFDLTAKSSDRTDPNFAAWNALAERRQQFGKALSRDTHRIDIMESNGRDQWIVRFLTDFERLQGTYEKITLVRDGTGFVVKDYEIE; via the coding sequence ATGACGCGCACGCTCGACGCCCTGACCGACAAGGAAAAGGAGGCCCTGCGCCTCATCCTGCGCGGCCACGACGCCAAGTCCAGCGCGCGCGAACTCGACCTTTCCGTCCACACGATCAACGAGCGCCTGCGCGGCGCACGGCGCAAGCTGGAAGTCACCAGCAGCAAGGAGGCTGCGCGGCTGCTGCTGGAAGACGAGGGCGGCATGGCCGAAATGCTGGGACACAAGCATTTGGGGGATGCGTCGATAGAGGCATCCGCCGATGCTGGGGCAGTTTCGGGCGATGACCGTCCGAGGCAAACTCGAACCATACTGATCGGAGTTGCCCTAATGTCCATCATCCTAGCCGCCATGCTCGCCCTTCAGGCCCCGACGCCAGATGCCCCGCCCATTGCTCTTCCAGCCGCTGTAGCCGAAGAAAGCCCCGGGAAGCCCGTGGGCCCGGCGATGCGCGAGAGGCTGGAATCGGCCGAGCGCGCTGCCCTCGTCATGCTGGGGGTGGCGGACAAGGACGAATTCGACCTGACGGCCAAGTCTTCCGATCGGACCGACCCGAATTTCGCCGCATGGAACGCGCTTGCCGAAAGGCGGCAGCAATTCGGCAAGGCGCTAAGCCGCGATACGCACCGGATCGACATCATGGAAAGCAACGGCCGCGACCAATGGATCGTCCGCTTCCTCACCGATTTCGAACGCCTGCAAGGGACCTACGAAAAGATCACCCTTGTGCGCGACGGAACGGGTTTCGTCGTGAAGGACTACGAGATCGAGTAG
- a CDS encoding ribbon-helix-helix domain-containing protein: METPYHPPKKYSVRIEGHRTSVSLEPVFWDLLRRAAARRGLAVNTLVASIDAERIRSDTPPGLAGAIRVWLATHELQPASKGGDRIAPAAPED; encoded by the coding sequence ATGGAGACGCCTTACCACCCGCCGAAGAAGTACTCCGTCCGCATCGAAGGGCACCGGACCTCGGTAAGCCTTGAGCCGGTGTTCTGGGACCTCTTGCGCCGGGCCGCGGCACGCAGGGGCCTGGCGGTGAACACGCTGGTCGCCAGCATCGATGCCGAGCGGATCCGCAGCGACACGCCTCCCGGGCTTGCTGGTGCCATCCGCGTCTGGCTGGCCACCCACGAATTGCAGCCCGCAAGCAAAGGGGGCGACAGGATCGCTCCTGCCGCCCCCGAAGACTAA
- the murA gene encoding UDP-N-acetylglucosamine 1-carboxyvinyltransferase, translating to MDKLLIRGGNRLSGTIPISGAKNAALTLIPCALLTDEPVTLRNLPRLADIDGFQHLMGQFGVAHTIAGHRPEDFGRVMTMEAPRITSTVAPYDLVRKMRASILVLGPMLARMGEATVSLPGGCAIGNRPIDLHLKALEAFGAHIELAQGYVRAIAPDGGLPGGEYDFPVVSVGATENAVMAAVLAKGTSKLINAAREPEIVDLCNLLVAMGAEMEGIGTSELTIHGVKRLHGATYRVMPDRIEAGSYACAAAITGGEVLLEGANFDDMASTIHALRNIGVEVEQVKGGVHVAANGPLKAHNLTTAPFPGLATDMQAQLMSLLCKAEGTSVLKETIFENRFMHVPELARMGANIETSGRTAVVRGPVELTGAEVMATDLRASMSLVIAGLAAEGETTVRRLYHLDRGYERLEEKLQLVGADIERVGDD from the coding sequence ATGGACAAACTTCTCATTCGCGGCGGCAACCGCCTCTCCGGCACGATCCCGATCTCGGGCGCGAAGAATGCCGCCCTGACGCTCATCCCCTGTGCCCTGCTCACCGACGAGCCGGTGACCTTGCGCAATCTGCCGCGGCTGGCCGATATCGACGGGTTCCAGCACCTGATGGGCCAGTTCGGCGTGGCGCACACGATCGCCGGCCACCGTCCGGAAGATTTCGGCCGCGTGATGACCATGGAAGCGCCGCGCATCACCTCGACGGTCGCCCCCTATGACCTCGTGCGCAAGATGCGCGCATCGATCCTCGTGCTCGGCCCGATGCTGGCGCGCATGGGCGAGGCGACCGTGTCGCTGCCCGGCGGTTGCGCCATCGGCAACCGCCCGATCGACCTCCACTTGAAGGCACTCGAAGCCTTCGGCGCCCATATCGAGCTGGCGCAGGGCTATGTCCGCGCCATCGCGCCCGACGGCGGCCTGCCTGGCGGCGAATACGACTTCCCCGTGGTCTCGGTCGGCGCGACCGAAAACGCGGTCATGGCTGCGGTTCTGGCCAAGGGCACGAGCAAGCTCATCAATGCCGCGCGCGAGCCGGAAATCGTCGACCTCTGCAACCTGCTCGTCGCGATGGGCGCGGAGATGGAAGGGATCGGCACGTCCGAACTCACCATCCATGGCGTGAAGCGGCTGCACGGCGCGACCTACCGCGTCATGCCCGACCGTATCGAGGCGGGCTCCTATGCCTGCGCGGCGGCCATCACCGGCGGCGAAGTGCTGCTGGAAGGCGCGAATTTCGACGACATGGCATCGACCATCCACGCGCTGCGCAACATCGGCGTCGAGGTCGAACAGGTTAAGGGCGGCGTCCACGTCGCTGCCAACGGCCCGCTCAAGGCGCACAATCTGACGACCGCGCCGTTCCCCGGCCTTGCCACCGACATGCAGGCCCAGCTGATGAGCCTGCTGTGCAAGGCGGAAGGCACCAGCGTGCTGAAGGAAACCATCTTCGAGAACCGCTTCATGCACGTGCCCGAACTGGCGCGCATGGGCGCCAATATCGAGACCAGCGGACGCACCGCCGTCGTGCGCGGCCCGGTCGAGCTGACCGGCGCGGAAGTCATGGCGACCGATTTGCGCGCATCCATGAGCTTGGTCATCGCCGGCCTTGCCGCCGAAGGCGAGACGACGGTGCGCCGTCTCTATCACCTCGACCGCGGTTACGAGCGGCTGGAAGAGAAGCTCCAGCTTGTCGGCGCTGATATCGAACGGGTCGGCGACGACTGA